Proteins encoded within one genomic window of Dysgonomonadaceae bacterium PH5-43:
- a CDS encoding transcriptional regulator with PAS, ATPase and Fis domain (product_source=COG3829; cath_funfam=1.10.10.60,1.10.8.60,3.40.50.300; cog=COG3829; pfam=PF00158,PF02954; smart=SM00382; superfamily=46689,52540), whose translation MIELQIIKQRFGIIGNSQLLNREIEKALLIAPTDLTVLITGESGVGKEAFPQIIHQNSARKHGPYIAVNCGAIPEGTIDSELFGHEKGSFTGALAERKGYFEVANKGTIFLDEVGELPMATQARLLRVLEYGEFIKVGSSKVQKTDVRIVAATNVDLLGAIRKGKFREDLYYRLNTVPIKIPPLRERKEDIYLLFRKFASDFAEKYRMPAVSMTDDAKEVLMKYRWPGNVRELKNITERISIFEQERVITGDCLKTYLSTPDMEQLPALIPSEGDNRSFSNESKLIYEILIRLQNEINELKKQIAGNNTSDRSSKSEIQELRTPYPVISNLPPTIKDEPVDYVEADEVTDEEDGHKDIIPVSAPVSEPETIRSLEDVEKEMIVKALERNNGKRRKAAQDLKISERTLYRKIKEYGLE comes from the coding sequence TTTGGGATAATAGGTAACAGTCAGCTGTTGAACCGCGAGATAGAAAAGGCGCTACTAATAGCTCCTACCGACCTCACCGTACTTATTACCGGAGAGAGCGGAGTTGGTAAAGAAGCCTTTCCTCAAATAATACATCAGAATAGCGCACGCAAACACGGTCCTTACATTGCCGTAAACTGCGGAGCTATTCCAGAAGGAACTATCGATTCTGAATTGTTCGGACACGAAAAAGGTTCGTTTACAGGTGCTTTAGCCGAACGCAAAGGTTATTTTGAAGTTGCAAACAAAGGAACAATATTTCTCGACGAAGTAGGAGAACTACCAATGGCTACACAAGCTCGCCTATTGCGTGTGTTAGAATATGGAGAGTTTATCAAAGTTGGATCTTCTAAGGTACAGAAAACCGATGTGCGTATAGTGGCAGCTACAAACGTAGACTTACTTGGCGCAATAAGAAAAGGGAAATTCAGAGAAGACCTTTATTACAGACTTAATACAGTTCCTATTAAAATACCGCCTTTAAGAGAGCGAAAAGAAGACATATACTTATTATTCAGAAAGTTTGCTTCTGATTTTGCAGAGAAATACAGAATGCCTGCGGTAAGTATGACCGACGACGCAAAGGAAGTGCTTATGAAGTATCGATGGCCTGGAAATGTTCGTGAGTTAAAGAACATAACCGAACGAATATCTATCTTCGAACAAGAAAGAGTTATCACAGGTGATTGCCTTAAAACTTACTTATCCACTCCAGATATGGAGCAACTGCCTGCTCTTATACCGTCTGAGGGAGATAACCGTTCGTTTTCTAACGAAAGCAAACTTATATACGAAATACTTATAAGACTGCAAAACGAAATCAATGAGCTTAAGAAACAAATAGCTGGGAACAACACCTCTGATAGAAGTTCTAAATCTGAAATTCAAGAGTTAAGAACTCCCTATCCTGTAATAAGTAATCTTCCTCCCACTATAAAAGATGAACCTGTCGACTATGTTGAGGCTGACGAAGTTACTGACGAAGAAGACGGACACAAAGATATTATTCCTGTATCTGCTCCCGTATCTGAGCCTGAAACAATAAGATCGCTTGAAGATGTTGAAAAAGAAATGATAGTAAAAGCGTTAGAACGTAACAACGGTAAACGCCGCAAAGCAGCTCAAGACTTAAAGATTTCGGAACGAACACTTTATCGCAAAATAAAAGAATATGGACTGGAGTAA